The following proteins are co-located in the Echinicola sp. 20G genome:
- a CDS encoding RNA polymerase sigma factor, with protein MYLPDSLPKTSKTANGLDAERRGKKVPISSSEKELWDLFRKGDENAFIIIYKKYANTLFNFGCQLTADHSLVKDCLQDFFIYIRQKREKLGPTDAIKPYLFKSFKRRILADLKKQNKQIVKESAFDFRKFPVELSYETVYINQQLEKEQIFRLNEALRQLDPKEREAIYYFYFEGLSYDQIAVIFDFSHVSSARRLIYRGLAHLRKYFVLYLLLTFSEFRS; from the coding sequence ATGTATTTACCGGACAGTTTACCCAAAACAAGTAAAACGGCCAATGGGCTGGATGCTGAAAGAAGAGGAAAGAAGGTGCCGATTAGTTCTTCTGAGAAGGAGCTTTGGGATTTGTTTAGAAAGGGAGATGAAAATGCCTTTATCATAATCTATAAGAAATACGCCAATACACTTTTCAATTTTGGCTGTCAACTTACAGCTGACCATAGTTTGGTCAAAGATTGCCTGCAGGACTTTTTTATTTACATTCGACAGAAGCGGGAAAAGCTTGGCCCTACCGATGCCATCAAACCCTACCTTTTCAAATCATTTAAGCGGAGGATTCTAGCCGACTTAAAAAAACAAAATAAGCAGATTGTTAAGGAAAGTGCATTTGATTTTAGGAAGTTTCCGGTGGAGCTTTCTTATGAAACGGTATACATTAATCAGCAGTTAGAGAAAGAGCAAATATTCAGGTTAAATGAAGCCCTTCGCCAGTTGGATCCCAAAGAGCGCGAAGCCATTTATTATTTTTACTTTGAAGGGCTTAGCTATGATCAGATTGCGGTGATTTTTGATTTTTCCCATGTTTCTTCAGCCAGAAGGTTAATATACAGAGGCTTGGCCCATTTGAGGAAATATTTTGTACTGTATCTGCTCCTGACTTTCTCAGAATTTCGCTCTTAA
- a CDS encoding FecR family protein, with product MSKDHKHIFYQLIARRDFVDWVHEPVGERNSFWEKWLQEHAEQKDEFLKAKEFVERLHLPQHTLEEDELDDLLSRVVAVDHRPNKPANDSRNIPHSRQWLRVAAILLFSLMVALLADKVIAPFQEETILEEVAWKSAENPRGRKSIIVLPDGSKVHLNYESKLRFPEHFNTKEREVILEGEAFFEVTHDASRPFTVTTGSLQTQVLGTSFNVKSDKYTSDVKVSLVTGKVKVRMPDLPDNILVPGEELQYQEQEKNYSKSEFDVQAVTAWKDGVIVFKDTQFEAFIDRLGKWYGVDFQVYGETPKDWKINGRYENEKLEDILTGLQFMYDVKYKIDDKNVTLKF from the coding sequence GTGAGCAAAGATCATAAACATATATTTTATCAATTAATAGCCAGAAGGGATTTTGTCGATTGGGTTCATGAACCTGTTGGTGAAAGAAATAGCTTTTGGGAAAAGTGGCTTCAAGAACATGCTGAACAGAAGGATGAGTTTTTGAAAGCAAAGGAATTTGTGGAGCGCTTACACCTGCCACAACATACTTTGGAAGAGGATGAACTTGATGACCTTTTAAGTCGGGTGGTGGCAGTGGACCACAGGCCCAATAAGCCAGCGAATGATTCTCGAAATATTCCCCATTCAAGACAATGGTTAAGAGTGGCCGCTATATTACTTTTTAGCCTGATGGTTGCCCTATTGGCAGACAAAGTGATAGCTCCTTTTCAAGAAGAAACCATCTTGGAGGAGGTGGCCTGGAAGTCGGCAGAAAATCCAAGGGGTAGAAAGTCAATTATCGTCTTGCCGGATGGGAGCAAGGTGCACCTGAATTATGAGAGTAAATTAAGATTCCCAGAACATTTTAATACCAAAGAAAGAGAAGTAATCTTAGAAGGAGAAGCTTTTTTTGAAGTGACCCATGATGCTTCTAGACCCTTTACCGTTACCACTGGATCACTTCAAACCCAAGTGCTGGGAACTTCCTTTAATGTAAAGTCTGATAAATACACTTCCGATGTCAAAGTATCCTTGGTGACAGGAAAGGTAAAAGTAAGGATGCCCGATTTACCGGATAATATCCTTGTTCCGGGAGAAGAACTTCAATACCAAGAACAGGAAAAAAACTATTCTAAAAGTGAGTTTGATGTGCAGGCAGTGACAGCCTGGAAAGACGGAGTGATCGTGTTTAAGGATACCCAATTTGAAGCGTTTATAGACCGATTGGGAAAATGGTATGGCGTAGACTTTCAGGTATATGGGGAGACACCAAAAGACTGGAAGATCAATGGACGCTACGAAAACGAAAAGCTGGAGGATATCCTTACTGGCCTACAATTCATGTATGATGTTAAATATAAAATCGATGATAAAAATGTAACCCTAAAATTCTAG
- a CDS encoding TonB-dependent receptor, with amino-acid sequence MNEKILKCRWLCRVLLLAFLAYSSPILAVNTQGHFPTQMMAMRSQEKDLNVVLSVNFSGADTQEVFDEIESKTGFKFVYDRKALELPQRFTIQDNNIKLYDLLVQISQSSPLRFKQVDDQINVKIEQLASAPEEEIYDITVTGKVTDSDGEPLIGASVLVEGTSNGTVTDIEGHYSLDVPEGATLIISYIGFKNKVIEVGNQTIIDVVLESDLSALDEVVVVGYGEVKKKDLTGAVSSIGSRELNSVGSTNPMKALQANAAGVNITQRTGSVGSGFDIQIRGANSLTGGAPLYVVDGVMTDNIDFLNPNDIDRIDILKDASSTAIYGSRGSNGVVIVTTKSGAGIQNQKPTFSYSGFVGIRNFTNMPNFLNSYDASVQWNRDRQVTRDLVQGNPIVDSPTYGFPNVETEDGGNYWEEALTNRRGTDWLDAFLKPSIQQNHFVSASGASDKVSYVVGFGYQGDDGNVEGQWYKKYNFKASVDARPNDMFAIGANINLAFSNRELISRQGYTQQLFRMPTYAPAFDEEGNVIQSPMIGISGNVNPYAFLESGSQYNEEQFYAITNFYLRFTPVKGITFSSTFSPNAKFGRTGEYFDRFATRSISVARMWNDNNLSYIWDNQMNITKEFNDHRISYDFIQSSQLNRLESAFAYGRDVPFNSLWYNVQSAPQRDATTSYSKNTLLSFTNRVNYSYKDKFLVTGTIRWDGSSKLSEDNKWASFPSAAVAWRMTEEPFLKTSSVVDNLKLRVSYGYTGNNNIPAYSTQSSLNRQTYYDWDGTTADGFVPNAIANSNLTWERTREWNFGADFGFLKNRISGEVNVYDRLSLNLLMERKLAMPTGWASMIDNVGSVSNRGVELQLKTVNIERGDFTWETNFIFSKNTNKIVELYGKKEDDVPNRWFIGQPVNVVYAMVFDGVWQREELPAADQQALEGTAKVKDLNGDGNIDIDNDMTVLGSPAPDWIGTFMTNFRYKNWDLFATVYTKQGVFLYSPFHGEFTDFNSKVILDVPYYLRENPISEARYSNTHPQPSYTGQYWGEDSEDYGYPGFNKDASFVRIQNITLGYNFAPGALEKFGVTELRVYANALNPFLFTNYEGFDPEWAGASMSGVDATNTSYTVYQLGANIKF; translated from the coding sequence ATGAATGAAAAAATACTCAAATGCCGTTGGTTATGTAGGGTGTTGCTACTAGCCTTTTTGGCCTACTCCAGTCCAATTTTGGCGGTGAATACACAAGGGCATTTTCCTACCCAAATGATGGCCATGAGAAGTCAGGAAAAGGATTTAAATGTAGTCCTTTCAGTAAACTTCAGTGGTGCGGACACCCAGGAGGTCTTTGATGAGATTGAGTCAAAGACCGGATTTAAGTTTGTTTATGATCGTAAGGCTTTGGAGCTTCCTCAACGCTTCACCATCCAAGATAACAATATCAAGCTTTATGACCTGCTGGTACAAATTTCCCAAAGCTCACCTTTAAGGTTTAAGCAGGTCGATGATCAAATCAATGTAAAAATAGAACAGCTGGCCTCCGCTCCAGAGGAAGAGATCTATGACATTACCGTCACCGGCAAAGTCACGGATAGCGATGGAGAGCCTTTGATTGGAGCTTCTGTTTTAGTGGAAGGTACCTCAAATGGTACCGTGACCGACATTGAAGGCCATTACTCCCTTGATGTTCCTGAAGGAGCTACGTTGATCATTTCATATATAGGTTTTAAGAATAAGGTGATTGAGGTTGGGAATCAAACCATCATTGATGTGGTGTTGGAAAGCGATTTATCGGCTTTGGATGAAGTGGTGGTAGTTGGTTATGGAGAAGTAAAGAAAAAAGACCTGACGGGAGCTGTATCATCCATTGGGAGCAGGGAACTCAATAGCGTGGGATCTACCAATCCGATGAAAGCATTGCAGGCAAATGCAGCAGGGGTTAATATCACGCAGCGCACAGGCTCTGTGGGTAGTGGATTCGACATCCAGATTCGCGGTGCCAATTCCTTGACTGGTGGAGCTCCACTTTATGTAGTAGATGGAGTAATGACCGATAATATTGACTTTTTGAACCCCAATGACATTGACCGGATAGATATCCTAAAGGATGCTTCTTCCACCGCCATTTATGGTTCAAGGGGATCCAATGGTGTAGTGATTGTCACCACCAAGTCAGGAGCTGGAATTCAAAATCAAAAACCTACTTTTTCCTATTCAGGCTTTGTGGGCATCAGGAACTTTACCAATATGCCCAACTTCCTGAACAGTTACGATGCCAGTGTGCAGTGGAACAGGGACAGGCAAGTGACCCGTGATTTGGTCCAAGGTAATCCCATAGTGGATTCTCCTACCTATGGCTTTCCTAATGTAGAAACAGAGGATGGAGGCAACTATTGGGAAGAAGCACTTACCAACAGAAGGGGGACAGACTGGTTGGATGCTTTCTTAAAACCCAGCATTCAGCAAAACCATTTTGTGTCAGCTTCTGGCGCATCAGATAAAGTGAGTTACGTGGTTGGTTTTGGCTATCAAGGGGATGATGGTAATGTGGAAGGACAGTGGTACAAGAAATATAATTTCAAGGCCAGTGTAGATGCTAGACCTAATGATATGTTTGCTATTGGCGCTAATATCAACTTGGCTTTTTCAAATAGAGAGTTGATTTCCCGCCAAGGCTATACGCAGCAGCTTTTTAGAATGCCTACTTATGCACCTGCTTTTGATGAGGAAGGCAATGTCATCCAATCTCCAATGATTGGTATTTCGGGCAATGTCAATCCCTACGCTTTTTTGGAAAGCGGGTCTCAATATAATGAAGAGCAATTCTATGCCATTACCAATTTTTACTTAAGGTTCACACCGGTAAAAGGAATCACATTCAGTTCTACTTTCTCGCCCAATGCTAAATTTGGTAGAACAGGAGAATATTTTGATCGTTTTGCGACAAGGTCGATCTCAGTGGCCAGGATGTGGAATGATAACAACCTTTCATACATTTGGGACAATCAAATGAATATCACAAAGGAGTTCAATGATCATCGAATTTCTTATGACTTCATTCAATCTTCCCAGCTAAACAGGTTGGAAAGTGCCTTTGCCTATGGGCGGGATGTGCCTTTCAATTCTTTGTGGTACAATGTCCAAAGTGCCCCTCAAAGAGATGCTACCACTTCCTACAGCAAAAACACCTTACTGTCGTTCACCAATAGGGTAAATTATTCCTACAAGGATAAATTCCTGGTTACCGGTACCATCAGATGGGATGGGTCTTCCAAGCTTTCCGAAGACAACAAATGGGCTTCCTTCCCTTCTGCGGCTGTAGCCTGGAGAATGACCGAGGAGCCTTTTCTGAAAACCTCTTCCGTGGTTGATAATTTGAAACTTCGTGTCAGTTATGGCTATACGGGAAACAATAATATTCCCGCATATTCTACCCAGTCCTCGCTGAATAGACAGACCTATTATGACTGGGATGGCACCACTGCCGACGGGTTCGTGCCCAATGCCATTGCCAATTCCAATTTGACTTGGGAGCGGACCAGAGAGTGGAATTTTGGGGCAGATTTTGGTTTCTTGAAAAACAGAATCAGTGGTGAGGTCAATGTGTATGATCGCCTTTCTCTCAACCTACTGATGGAAAGAAAGTTGGCCATGCCGACTGGATGGGCCTCTATGATTGATAATGTGGGTTCGGTGAGTAACAGAGGGGTTGAGTTACAGTTGAAAACGGTCAATATTGAAAGGGGAGATTTCACTTGGGAAACCAATTTTATCTTTTCAAAAAATACCAATAAGATCGTAGAGTTATATGGCAAGAAGGAAGATGATGTGCCCAATAGATGGTTTATTGGCCAACCGGTGAATGTGGTTTATGCGATGGTTTTTGACGGAGTGTGGCAACGCGAAGAGTTGCCTGCAGCTGATCAGCAAGCCTTGGAAGGTACCGCCAAAGTAAAAGACCTGAACGGCGATGGAAACATCGATATTGATAATGATATGACTGTTTTGGGTTCTCCTGCACCGGACTGGATAGGTACATTTATGACGAACTTCAGGTACAAAAATTGGGATCTGTTTGCCACGGTGTATACCAAACAGGGTGTTTTTCTGTACAGCCCTTTCCATGGCGAGTTCACAGATTTTAACAGTAAAGTCATCCTAGATGTACCTTATTATTTGAGAGAAAATCCTATTTCAGAAGCACGCTATTCCAATACCCACCCACAACCAAGTTATACTGGCCAATACTGGGGTGAAGACTCGGAAGATTATGGTTATCCAGGTTTCAATAAGGATGCTTCATTTGTGCGGATTCAGAATATTACCCTGGGTTACAATTTTGCCCCTGGTGCTCTTGAAAAATTCGGTGTTACTGAACTTCGAGTATACGCAAATGCTTTGAATCCCTTCTTGTTTACAAACTATGAGGGGTTTGACCCAGAATGGGCGGGCGCTTCGATGTCCGGTGTGGATGCAACCAACACTTCTTATACGGTTTACCAGCTAGGTGCAAACATTAAATTCTAA